In a genomic window of Saccharothrix sp. HUAS TT1:
- a CDS encoding GTPase domain-containing protein — translation MTLEDEVWALLEDALAVYRDSPRAVGWLRSHQARFGEPVRVAVAGAPRSGKSTVVSALVGEEFAPTGTTTWYQDGPQPKAYAGQYEVPLVRRDGKAHVDAPDAERVVVEWPSRSLRDLTLIDTPAGAPVEQVYGEADAVLYLTRHLHTTDLQYLQTAHDHPVTRIAPVNTVLVLARADEIGGGRIDALSSAKQIARRYRREAAVTPLCQNVVAVAGLLAVAARTARPDEFAALTALASLPRTELDEYLLSTDRFTADDFPVRLPPATRRTLVDRYGIFGVRLTTTLIRQGFDTQVKLTGQLVQRSGLGELRDSIGIYFTERREVLKARSALLGLDVVLRAEPRPTALALAAAVERILASAHDFRELRLLAALQGGRTKLPADLDTEAARLVGGLGTNPVVRLGLDHEPTETELRETAETTLSRWRDHATDPTLDHSQRRAAAIVIRSCEEILATP, via the coding sequence GTGACGTTGGAGGACGAGGTCTGGGCGCTGCTGGAGGACGCCCTGGCGGTCTACCGCGACAGCCCCCGCGCCGTCGGCTGGTTGCGCAGCCACCAGGCGCGCTTCGGCGAGCCCGTCCGCGTGGCCGTCGCGGGCGCACCCCGTTCGGGCAAGTCCACCGTCGTCAGCGCCCTGGTCGGCGAGGAGTTCGCCCCCACCGGGACCACCACGTGGTACCAGGACGGCCCCCAGCCCAAAGCCTATGCGGGCCAGTACGAAGTCCCCCTGGTCCGCCGTGACGGCAAGGCCCACGTCGACGCGCCGGACGCCGAGCGCGTGGTGGTCGAGTGGCCGTCCCGGTCACTGCGCGACCTGACCCTGATCGACACCCCCGCCGGCGCGCCCGTCGAGCAGGTCTACGGCGAAGCGGACGCCGTCCTCTACCTGACCCGGCACCTGCACACCACCGACCTGCAGTACCTGCAAACCGCGCACGACCACCCCGTCACCCGCATCGCACCGGTCAACACGGTCCTGGTGCTGGCCCGCGCCGACGAGATCGGCGGCGGCCGGATCGACGCCCTGTCCTCCGCCAAGCAGATCGCCCGCCGCTACCGCCGTGAAGCGGCGGTCACCCCGCTGTGCCAGAACGTCGTCGCCGTGGCCGGCCTCCTGGCGGTCGCCGCCCGAACCGCTCGCCCGGACGAGTTCGCCGCCCTGACCGCCCTGGCCTCCCTGCCGCGCACCGAGCTGGACGAGTACCTGCTGTCCACCGACCGCTTCACCGCCGACGACTTCCCGGTGCGCCTGCCACCCGCCACCCGCCGAACCCTGGTCGACCGCTACGGCATCTTCGGCGTCCGCCTGACCACCACCCTGATCCGCCAGGGCTTCGACACCCAGGTCAAGCTGACCGGCCAACTCGTCCAGCGCAGCGGCCTCGGCGAACTGCGCGACTCGATCGGCATCTACTTCACCGAACGCCGCGAAGTCCTCAAGGCCCGCTCCGCCCTCCTCGGCCTCGACGTCGTCCTCCGCGCCGAACCGAGGCCAACCGCCCTCGCCCTGGCCGCCGCCGTCGAACGAATCCTCGCCTCCGCCCACGACTTCCGCGAGCTGCGCCTGCTCGCCGCCCTCCAGGGCGGTCGCACCAAGCTCCCCGCCGACCTCGACACCGAAGCCGCCCGCCTGGTGGGCGGCCTGGGCACCAACCCCGTGGTCCGCCTGGGCCTGGACCACGAACCAACCGAAACCGAACTGCGCGAAACCGCCGAGACCACCCTGAGCCGCTGGCGCGACCACGCCACCGACCCCACCCTCGACCACTCCCAACGCCGCGCCGCCGCCATCGTCATCCGCAGCTGCGAAGAAATCCTCGCCACCCCCTGA
- a CDS encoding LysR family transcriptional regulator has product MDTRLLRTLLVLARTGSFTATAAELHLVQSTVTSQVKALERNLGARLFDRLPSGSRLTEAGRQAVEHAREVLSAEQRLRDAVRGSTAVEGDVRMAAPESVCAYRLPQRIADVVMRWPGISVHLSPSGTRQGIAGVRNGTLDLALVLEDSVVAPGLEVTAIGAEPIELVSAPGVVLDERYFLLEEGCSYSDRFVRELSAAPDITRFGSIEAVRSCVVAGLGWTVLPRVAVAEQLDAGTLQRVRELPDSTLFLVTDPRRTPSAAVRAVTAALT; this is encoded by the coding sequence GTGGACACCCGCCTCCTGCGCACCCTCCTGGTGCTCGCGCGCACGGGCAGCTTCACCGCCACCGCGGCGGAGCTGCACCTCGTGCAATCCACGGTGACGAGCCAGGTCAAGGCCCTGGAGCGGAACCTCGGAGCCCGGCTGTTCGACCGGCTGCCCAGCGGGTCGCGGTTGACCGAGGCGGGGCGTCAGGCGGTCGAGCACGCGCGCGAGGTGCTGTCGGCCGAGCAGCGGCTGCGGGACGCGGTGCGCGGCAGCACGGCGGTGGAGGGCGACGTGCGGATGGCCGCGCCCGAATCGGTGTGCGCCTACCGGTTGCCGCAGCGGATCGCGGACGTGGTGATGCGGTGGCCGGGGATCTCGGTGCACCTGTCGCCGTCGGGGACCCGGCAGGGCATCGCCGGGGTGCGCAACGGCACGTTGGACCTGGCGCTGGTGCTGGAGGACTCGGTCGTCGCGCCCGGGTTGGAGGTGACCGCGATCGGGGCGGAGCCCATCGAGCTGGTGTCGGCGCCGGGCGTGGTGCTGGACGAGCGGTACTTCCTGCTGGAGGAGGGGTGCTCGTACAGCGACCGGTTCGTGCGGGAGCTGTCGGCGGCGCCCGACATCACGCGGTTCGGGAGCATCGAGGCGGTGCGGTCGTGCGTGGTGGCGGGGTTGGGGTGGACGGTGCTGCCCCGGGTCGCGGTGGCGGAGCAGTTGGACGCGGGGACGTTGCAGCGGGTGCGCGAACTGCCCGACAGCACGCTGTTCCTGGTCACCGACCCCCGCCGCACCCCCTCGGCCGCCGTCCGCGCCGTGACCGCCGCCCTGACCTGA
- a CDS encoding LysR family transcriptional regulator, with protein sequence MPELELRHLRAVCAIAEEGSLTKAASRLGLTQPAMSAQLRTVERIVGGRLFDRTPSGSLPTELGKQVVGTARLVLDEVEQLVSLARQRTGTGAAGPLLVGGVPTLFFGHFVEELRRVIPCSEVRTEIMPGASDLLELLVSGKVQLGVLDRFEGLERRELRGLEIRRLVSEPQFVALPETDPLAERAEVDLAQLADRDWVAPPDEFIGNRLQIFAACAAAGFTPRFTHHVNEASTARSLVANGAVSFALPQSRSGEGIVIRPLRGAPLMVDLMLATRREGPAAGRAHDVFTAAARAYRAVLPRNPGYARWWEEHPEAHREIDAALLLD encoded by the coding sequence ATGCCCGAGCTTGAGCTACGCCACCTGCGCGCGGTCTGCGCGATCGCCGAAGAAGGCAGCCTGACCAAGGCCGCCTCCCGCCTCGGTCTCACGCAACCCGCGATGAGCGCCCAGCTGCGGACCGTCGAGCGGATCGTCGGCGGCCGGTTGTTCGACCGGACACCCTCCGGCTCCCTGCCCACCGAGCTGGGCAAGCAGGTCGTCGGCACGGCCCGGCTGGTGCTGGACGAGGTCGAGCAGCTGGTGTCGCTGGCCCGGCAGCGGACCGGGACGGGCGCCGCCGGGCCGCTGCTCGTCGGTGGCGTGCCGACGTTGTTCTTCGGGCACTTCGTGGAGGAGCTGCGGCGGGTGATCCCGTGCTCGGAGGTGCGCACCGAGATCATGCCGGGCGCGTCGGACCTGCTGGAGCTGCTGGTGTCCGGCAAGGTGCAGCTGGGCGTGCTGGACCGGTTCGAGGGGCTGGAGCGGCGGGAGCTGCGCGGGCTGGAGATCCGCCGGCTGGTCAGCGAACCGCAGTTCGTGGCGCTGCCGGAGACCGACCCGCTGGCCGAGCGGGCCGAGGTGGACCTGGCGCAGCTCGCCGACCGGGACTGGGTGGCGCCGCCGGACGAGTTCATCGGCAACCGGCTGCAGATCTTCGCCGCGTGCGCGGCGGCCGGGTTCACGCCCCGGTTCACCCACCACGTGAACGAGGCCAGCACCGCGCGCAGCCTGGTGGCCAACGGCGCGGTGTCCTTCGCGCTGCCGCAGTCCCGCAGCGGCGAGGGGATCGTCATCCGGCCGCTGCGGGGCGCGCCGCTGATGGTGGACCTGATGCTGGCGACCCGCCGGGAGGGGCCCGCCGCCGGGCGGGCCCACGACGTGTTCACCGCCGCGGCCAGGGCGTACCGGGCGGTGCTCCCCCGCAACCCCGGCTACGCGCGGTGGTGGGAGGAGCACCCGGAAGCCCACCGCGAGATCGACGCCGCCCTGCTGCTGGACTGA
- a CDS encoding PhzF family phenazine biosynthesis protein, translated as MTSPDRTPQVLRYSAFTTDPAGGNPAGVVLDATGLDDARMLRIAADLNYSETAFIFPKGPENPGSYDVRYFSPLVEVPFCGHATVAAAVALNRPGKLAFHTRAGLVEVDTTPGTATLTSVPTSATPAPPHDVAEALRALGWSPSDLDPRYPAHWAFGGARHLVLAVRDRARLASLDYDFTALGDLLRANDAVTAQLVRQRAEDVFDSRNPFPVGGVVEDPATGAAAAAFGGYLRAIGEVTRPRSITIHQGVDMGRPSLLRVEVSPDDPRVTVTGSATPIG; from the coding sequence ATGACCAGCCCGGACCGGACCCCGCAGGTGCTCCGCTACTCCGCCTTCACCACCGACCCGGCCGGCGGCAACCCGGCCGGTGTCGTCCTCGACGCCACCGGCCTGGACGACGCCCGGATGCTCCGGATCGCCGCCGACCTGAACTACTCCGAGACCGCCTTCATCTTCCCCAAGGGCCCCGAGAACCCCGGCTCCTACGACGTCCGGTACTTCAGCCCTCTCGTGGAGGTCCCGTTCTGCGGCCACGCCACCGTCGCCGCCGCGGTCGCCCTGAACCGACCGGGCAAGCTCGCCTTCCACACCCGCGCGGGCCTGGTCGAGGTCGACACCACACCGGGCACCGCCACCCTGACCAGCGTCCCCACCTCCGCCACCCCCGCCCCGCCGCACGACGTCGCCGAAGCCCTGCGCGCCCTCGGCTGGTCACCCTCGGACCTGGACCCCCGCTACCCCGCGCACTGGGCGTTCGGCGGCGCCCGCCACCTCGTCCTGGCCGTCCGCGACCGCGCCCGGCTGGCGTCCCTCGACTACGACTTCACCGCCCTGGGCGACCTGCTCCGCGCCAACGACGCCGTGACCGCCCAACTCGTGCGCCAACGGGCCGAGGACGTCTTCGACTCCCGCAACCCGTTCCCGGTCGGCGGCGTGGTGGAGGACCCGGCCACCGGCGCCGCCGCGGCCGCGTTCGGCGGCTACCTGCGGGCGATCGGCGAGGTCACCCGACCTCGCTCGATCACCATCCACCAGGGCGTCGACATGGGCCGACCGAGCCTGCTCCGCGTCGAGGTCTCCCCCGACGACCCGCGGGTCACCGTCACCGGCTCCGCAACACCGATCGGCTGA
- a CDS encoding LuxR C-terminal-related transcriptional regulator encodes MLPQQVVRVLEAVAAGSVVRLGVVGPGGHGKTTVLREIRRAFEDAGARASVVDDAHLLPDSELLALRALVERGDENVVVAYRPWPRSRALAALAGSLRPSLTLEPFTREQVRAVLPASARGLVDHVHQQTGGVPRFVRRLAGSTSAEAPPEVLASFRPDLDWLDADVQKYLLAAEAGAALRLDLLGGLLGLDADAVGDVIEAARATGLVAADGTLPPVVRQAVAALSRADRRIAVRQELAELQLRSGGPVLDLVRPLVDAGGVGPGLAEVFRAAADEALATDPALAARLLAAIGTPNADVAVRRAVASAMAGDLDAALRLADRVITGGDQAHRGPAAEVAAIALAHRGQLARSTELHRWSPSSTSAAFAVIGQVGTGRLPAAELPVAPPTMLAGGASLMARGVVESVTSPATTALSTLVRAAGLLEPAGRAVLLPDTPAALAALVALHSGEPGVAESVLDRAVATSSGGALMAVRHRLLRGWIAMQRGNLAQAREVLVALRKAGRPLEPRDWLFAVALEIGVARRNSDLATLKRTWEQACEAVLRHPVDLFTFLPLGEFATAAARLRDQHRLAPHLAAARNLLRDLGDPCLWAVPLHWSALHAAIIAEETSAAEEHAASLAACRDRSRYAGIVSTAAESWLDVLAGKVDADQVEESARALQSVGQWWDAARLAGQAAIRTSDRQAMVRLLDCARLLQGRTAATARKQPEPAVEADAGKLSDREREVAELVVGGLTYKQVGDRLFISAKTVEHHVARIRQRLGCGSRAELLDQLRQIVG; translated from the coding sequence GTGTTGCCCCAGCAGGTCGTGCGGGTGCTGGAGGCCGTGGCGGCCGGGTCCGTGGTGCGGCTCGGCGTCGTCGGGCCCGGCGGGCACGGCAAGACGACGGTGCTGCGGGAGATCAGGCGGGCGTTCGAGGACGCCGGCGCGCGGGCGTCGGTGGTCGACGACGCGCACCTGCTGCCGGACTCGGAACTGCTGGCGCTGCGCGCCCTCGTGGAACGCGGGGACGAGAACGTGGTGGTCGCCTACCGCCCCTGGCCCCGGTCGCGGGCGCTGGCGGCGCTGGCCGGGTCGCTGCGGCCGTCGCTGACGCTGGAGCCGTTCACCCGGGAGCAGGTGCGGGCGGTGCTGCCCGCGTCCGCGCGGGGGCTGGTCGACCACGTGCACCAGCAGACCGGTGGCGTGCCGCGGTTCGTGCGGCGGCTGGCCGGGTCGACCTCCGCCGAGGCGCCGCCCGAGGTGCTGGCGTCGTTCCGGCCCGACCTGGACTGGCTGGACGCCGACGTGCAGAAGTACCTGCTGGCCGCCGAGGCGGGCGCGGCGCTGCGGCTGGACCTGCTCGGCGGGCTGCTCGGGCTCGACGCGGACGCGGTCGGCGACGTGATCGAGGCCGCCCGCGCCACCGGCCTGGTCGCGGCCGACGGCACGCTGCCGCCGGTGGTGCGGCAGGCGGTGGCCGCGCTGAGCCGCGCCGACCGGCGGATCGCGGTGCGGCAGGAGCTGGCCGAGCTGCAGCTGCGGTCCGGCGGCCCGGTGCTCGACCTGGTCCGGCCGCTGGTCGACGCGGGCGGCGTCGGGCCGGGGCTGGCGGAGGTGTTCCGGGCGGCGGCGGACGAGGCGCTGGCGACCGACCCGGCGCTGGCGGCCCGGCTGCTCGCCGCGATCGGCACGCCGAACGCCGACGTGGCCGTGCGGCGGGCGGTGGCGTCGGCCATGGCGGGCGACCTCGACGCGGCGCTGCGGCTGGCCGACCGGGTGATCACCGGCGGCGACCAGGCGCACCGCGGCCCGGCGGCCGAGGTGGCCGCCATCGCGCTGGCGCACCGGGGGCAGCTGGCCCGCAGCACCGAGCTGCACCGGTGGTCGCCCAGCTCGACCTCGGCGGCGTTCGCGGTGATCGGGCAGGTCGGCACGGGCCGGCTGCCGGCGGCGGAGCTGCCGGTCGCGCCGCCGACCATGCTGGCGGGCGGCGCCTCGCTGATGGCGCGGGGCGTGGTCGAGTCGGTGACGTCGCCCGCCACCACCGCGCTGTCCACCCTGGTGCGCGCGGCGGGGTTGCTGGAACCGGCCGGTCGTGCGGTGCTGCTGCCGGACACGCCCGCCGCGCTGGCCGCGCTGGTGGCGCTGCACAGCGGTGAGCCCGGGGTCGCCGAGTCGGTGCTGGACCGGGCGGTGGCGACGTCGTCGGGCGGCGCGCTGATGGCCGTGCGGCACCGGTTGCTGCGCGGCTGGATCGCGATGCAGCGCGGCAACCTCGCGCAGGCGCGGGAGGTGCTGGTGGCGCTGCGCAAGGCCGGTCGGCCGCTGGAGCCGCGCGACTGGCTGTTCGCGGTGGCGCTGGAGATCGGCGTGGCGCGGCGCAACAGCGACCTGGCCACGTTGAAGCGCACGTGGGAGCAGGCGTGCGAAGCGGTGCTGCGGCACCCCGTCGACCTGTTCACGTTCCTGCCGCTGGGCGAGTTCGCCACCGCCGCCGCCCGGCTGCGCGACCAGCACCGGCTCGCGCCGCACCTCGCGGCGGCCCGGAACCTGTTGCGCGACCTGGGGGACCCGTGCCTGTGGGCCGTGCCGCTGCACTGGAGCGCGCTGCACGCGGCGATCATCGCCGAGGAGACGTCCGCGGCGGAGGAGCACGCGGCGTCGCTGGCGGCGTGCCGCGACCGGAGCCGGTACGCGGGCATCGTGTCGACGGCGGCGGAGAGCTGGCTGGACGTGCTGGCGGGCAAGGTGGACGCCGACCAGGTCGAGGAGTCCGCGCGGGCGCTGCAGTCGGTCGGCCAGTGGTGGGACGCCGCCCGGCTGGCCGGTCAGGCCGCGATCCGCACGTCGGACCGGCAGGCCATGGTGCGGCTGCTGGACTGCGCCCGGCTGCTGCAGGGGCGCACCGCCGCGACGGCCCGCAAGCAGCCGGAACCCGCGGTGGAGGCCGACGCGGGCAAGCTCAGCGACCGCGAGCGCGAGGTGGCCGAGCTGGTGGTCGGCGGGTTGACCTACAAGCAGGTCGGCGACCGGCTGTTCATCTCGGCGAAGACCGTCGAGCACCACGTGGCCCGCATCCGGCAGCGGCTGGGCTGCGGCAGCCGGGCCGAGCTGCTGGACCAGCTGCGCCAGATCGTCGGCTAG
- a CDS encoding nitroreductase family deazaflavin-dependent oxidoreductase has protein sequence MAAVDSPVDWVNEHIRKYVESGGAEGHEWQPGVFTLLLTTVGRKSGQPRRTALIYQPYGDAHVVVASYGGAPEHPAWYRNLSEHNSAEVQVRADVFTAKARTAVGEERARLWKLMTEVWPAYDDYAKKTDREIPVVVLERVQG, from the coding sequence ATGGCAGCTGTGGACAGCCCCGTCGACTGGGTGAACGAGCACATCCGCAAGTACGTCGAGTCGGGTGGCGCGGAAGGCCACGAGTGGCAGCCGGGCGTCTTCACGCTCCTGCTGACCACGGTCGGGCGCAAGTCCGGCCAACCCCGGCGGACGGCGTTGATCTACCAGCCCTACGGGGACGCGCACGTCGTCGTCGCGTCCTACGGCGGCGCGCCGGAGCACCCCGCCTGGTACCGGAACCTGTCGGAGCACAACTCGGCCGAGGTCCAGGTGCGGGCGGACGTGTTCACGGCCAAGGCCCGCACGGCGGTGGGTGAGGAGCGGGCCAGGTTGTGGAAGCTCATGACCGAGGTGTGGCCGGCCTACGACGACTACGCGAAGAAGACCGATCGCGAGATTCCCGTGGTGGTGTTGGAGCGGGTCCAGGGCTGA
- a CDS encoding dynamin family protein, which yields MSAPWLDVLDDTIRACAAHNRPDLAERLRDKRARQLDPKLRVLVIGEPGQGKSQLVNAMVNAPVCAVGDDATTTVPTFVQHAETPSAALVRGATIANTPTERIPVPIDQLATEVGHGGDVVRAEVGIPRALLDSGLVLIDTPGVGDLRPAHTASTFAALLQADAVLMVSDATAELTGSELELLKQVMTSCPNVTVVLTKIDIAAQWRRVLERNRAHLARAGVTAKLIPVSATLRLRAAKTGDKALNAESGFPELLTCVQQDIVAAADVLARRTVAVATASAIKQLVTPVREELATRSAQGAGETIAALNEAQRRIDELRRRSARWQTVLADEMADLVSDIEYDLRDRTRRILREVEKTFETADPALGWDRFEAWLEDNLTEAATTNFAWLLDRSEWVAEKVAKSFPVVRDDLLPESVFPDDVLDRVAPMDKPVIEKFSVMQKAFTGLKGSYGGVLMFGLATSLAGMPLLNAISLGAGALFGGKSIMDEGDQRLRRRQAAAKAAAARHVDDFFLKFSKDCRDAARHIQRSLRTHFATLAEELQETLLESARSARRAVQEDNTERERRSRDAKRELDQLVGLYQRVQALAGGQAPPLGISA from the coding sequence ATGTCCGCGCCTTGGCTCGACGTGCTCGACGACACGATCCGGGCTTGCGCTGCGCACAACCGGCCCGACCTGGCCGAACGGTTGCGCGACAAGCGCGCCCGCCAGCTCGACCCCAAGCTCCGGGTGCTCGTGATCGGCGAGCCCGGCCAGGGCAAGAGCCAGCTCGTGAACGCGATGGTGAACGCACCCGTGTGCGCGGTGGGCGACGACGCCACCACCACCGTTCCCACGTTCGTGCAGCACGCCGAGACGCCGTCGGCGGCGCTCGTGCGCGGCGCGACCATCGCCAACACCCCCACCGAGCGCATCCCCGTGCCGATCGACCAGCTCGCCACCGAGGTGGGCCACGGCGGCGACGTGGTGCGCGCCGAGGTCGGCATCCCCCGGGCGCTGCTCGACTCCGGCCTGGTGCTCATCGACACCCCCGGCGTCGGCGACCTGCGGCCCGCGCACACCGCGAGCACGTTCGCCGCGCTGCTCCAGGCGGACGCCGTGCTCATGGTCTCCGACGCCACCGCCGAGCTGACCGGCTCCGAGCTCGAACTGCTCAAGCAGGTCATGACGTCCTGCCCGAACGTCACCGTGGTGCTCACCAAGATCGACATCGCCGCCCAGTGGCGCCGCGTGCTGGAGCGCAACCGCGCCCACCTGGCCCGCGCCGGCGTCACCGCCAAGCTCATCCCGGTGTCCGCGACCCTCCGGCTGCGCGCGGCCAAGACCGGCGACAAGGCCCTCAACGCCGAATCCGGCTTCCCGGAACTGCTGACCTGCGTCCAGCAGGACATCGTCGCCGCCGCCGACGTCCTCGCCCGCCGCACCGTCGCCGTCGCCACCGCGTCCGCGATCAAGCAGCTCGTCACCCCCGTCCGCGAGGAGCTGGCGACCCGCTCCGCCCAGGGCGCCGGGGAGACCATCGCCGCGCTCAACGAGGCGCAGCGCCGCATCGACGAGCTGCGCCGCCGCTCGGCCCGCTGGCAGACCGTGTTGGCCGACGAGATGGCCGACCTGGTCTCCGACATCGAGTACGACCTGCGCGACCGCACCCGCCGGATCCTGCGCGAGGTGGAGAAGACCTTCGAGACCGCCGACCCGGCCCTGGGCTGGGACCGGTTCGAGGCGTGGCTGGAGGACAACCTCACCGAGGCCGCGACGACGAACTTCGCCTGGCTGCTCGACCGGTCCGAGTGGGTGGCGGAGAAGGTCGCCAAGAGCTTCCCGGTCGTCCGCGACGACCTGCTGCCCGAGTCCGTCTTCCCGGACGACGTGCTGGACCGCGTCGCGCCGATGGACAAGCCGGTGATCGAGAAGTTCAGCGTGATGCAGAAGGCGTTCACCGGGCTCAAGGGCTCCTACGGCGGCGTCCTGATGTTCGGCCTGGCCACCAGCCTGGCCGGGATGCCGCTCCTCAACGCCATCTCCCTCGGCGCGGGCGCGCTGTTCGGCGGCAAGTCCATCATGGACGAGGGCGACCAACGCCTGCGCCGCCGCCAGGCCGCCGCCAAGGCCGCCGCCGCGCGGCACGTGGACGACTTCTTCCTCAAGTTCAGCAAGGACTGCCGCGACGCCGCCCGGCACATCCAGCGGAGCCTGCGCACCCACTTCGCCACCCTGGCCGAGGAGCTGCAGGAGACGCTGCTCGAATCGGCCCGCAGCGCCCGCCGCGCCGTGCAGGAGGACAACACGGAGCGCGAGCGGCGCAGCCGTGACGCCAAGCGCGAGCTGGACCAGCTCGTCGGCCTGTACCAACGGGTCCAGGCGCTGGCCGGCGGACAGGCCCCGCCGCTGGGGATCAGCGCGTGA
- a CDS encoding IniB N-terminal domain-containing protein, translating into MGSSPNTLHDFVLDLLSDPTALADFQADAEGTLAKAGLSDISALDVQEVIPLVLDYVPTGSLPALDGSVLEDLPLDLLDAGQAGAIFHLKAVTDQLAVSGATGAGDLKAAVAGTLSADADGLSVFGGVSSWDLLDASGAAAIDVEGDFSAVGDVTDTLDGTLSTAGQATGLASTATGGLDGALATAGGVTGSLPDADGLTSTAFGAVDTLQGVLGNVTGGLTGSLPVNVGHDLQLPGLPELSGDTNGLTDLDAAPLSGVTETVASTAGLGGVVSNVTGAVDGLDLPVVDKLDVDDLLF; encoded by the coding sequence ATGGGCTCCAGCCCCAACACGCTGCACGACTTCGTCCTCGACCTGCTGAGCGACCCGACCGCGCTGGCCGACTTCCAGGCCGACGCCGAGGGCACCCTGGCCAAGGCGGGCCTGAGCGACATCAGCGCCCTGGACGTGCAGGAAGTCATCCCGCTGGTGCTCGACTACGTGCCGACCGGGAGCCTGCCCGCTCTCGACGGCTCGGTGCTCGAGGACCTGCCGCTCGACCTGCTCGACGCGGGTCAGGCCGGCGCGATCTTCCACCTCAAGGCCGTCACCGACCAGCTCGCCGTGTCGGGCGCCACCGGCGCCGGCGACCTGAAGGCCGCCGTGGCGGGCACGCTCAGCGCGGACGCCGACGGCCTGTCCGTCTTCGGGGGCGTGTCGAGCTGGGACCTGCTCGACGCGTCCGGGGCTGCCGCGATCGACGTCGAGGGCGACTTCTCCGCGGTGGGTGACGTGACCGACACCCTGGACGGCACGCTGTCCACCGCCGGTCAGGCCACCGGCCTGGCCTCCACGGCGACGGGCGGGCTGGACGGCGCCCTCGCCACCGCGGGTGGGGTCACCGGCTCGCTGCCGGACGCGGACGGCCTGACCAGCACCGCGTTCGGCGCCGTCGACACGCTCCAGGGCGTGCTCGGCAACGTGACCGGTGGCCTCACCGGCTCCCTGCCGGTGAACGTCGGCCACGACCTGCAGCTCCCGGGCCTGCCCGAGCTGTCCGGCGACACCAACGGCCTGACCGACCTCGACGCCGCCCCCCTGTCCGGCGTGACCGAGACCGTCGCGAGCACCGCGGGCCTCGGCGGCGTGGTGAGCAACGTCACCGGCGCGGTCGACGGCCTCGACCTCCCGGTGGTCGACAAGCTCGACGTGGACGACCTGCTCTTCTGA
- a CDS encoding Hsp70 family protein, with product MSEGASELPYVLGVDVGTTRTAAALCRLGGTGRTEPEVVGLGGPGGGVATTLQLTAAGAFAVGEPGDPRWTATGFSRRVGDAVPVLLGSDPTGGRWFPAEELTALVVMWVVDQVAAREGERPAHVVLAHPPAWGAHAKGLTHRALRAVGVEASLVPEPVAAAESHAFSRSSAGSLGVFSLGSHAFSASVVGRGFELVHAVEGVDHAAGVDFDDTVFAHVRASLGRELAELDADDPRTRGLFARLRRDCEAAKRMLSGAVETSIPVHLPSGRVDVPITRARFEDLIRADVEQAAAVFGRVAAGVEVTVLVGGSARIPLVAAAVPGRVVLEAAPETSVVKGAALAARRLVVGPDAEPEPIETSVMVRDDDPLLRFPVGGLEAPEAEFTAPPPRPPVDITPLELPERRTVKRVVRGLAVTGGQRRARDPEDGR from the coding sequence GTGAGTGAGGGGGCCTCCGAGTTGCCGTACGTCCTCGGGGTCGACGTGGGCACCACGCGCACCGCCGCGGCCCTCTGCCGGCTGGGCGGGACGGGCCGGACCGAGCCCGAGGTGGTCGGCCTGGGCGGTCCGGGCGGGGGCGTGGCGACGACGCTCCAGCTCACGGCGGCCGGCGCGTTCGCGGTCGGCGAGCCGGGCGACCCCCGGTGGACGGCCACCGGCTTCAGCCGCCGCGTCGGCGACGCCGTGCCGGTGCTGCTCGGCTCGGACCCCACCGGCGGCCGGTGGTTCCCGGCCGAGGAGCTGACCGCGCTCGTGGTGATGTGGGTGGTCGACCAGGTCGCGGCCCGCGAGGGCGAACGGCCGGCGCACGTCGTGCTGGCCCACCCACCCGCCTGGGGCGCGCACGCCAAGGGCTTGACGCACCGCGCGCTGCGGGCGGTCGGCGTGGAGGCGTCGCTGGTGCCGGAACCGGTGGCGGCGGCCGAGAGCCACGCGTTCAGCCGGTCGTCCGCCGGGTCCCTCGGCGTGTTCAGCCTGGGCAGCCACGCGTTCAGCGCGTCCGTGGTCGGCCGCGGTTTCGAGCTGGTGCACGCCGTCGAGGGCGTCGACCACGCGGCGGGCGTCGACTTCGACGACACGGTGTTCGCCCACGTCCGCGCGTCGCTCGGCCGGGAGCTGGCCGAGCTGGACGCCGACGACCCGCGCACCCGCGGCCTGTTCGCCCGGCTGCGCCGCGACTGCGAGGCGGCCAAGCGGATGCTGTCCGGCGCGGTGGAGACCTCGATCCCGGTGCACCTGCCGTCCGGGCGGGTGGACGTGCCGATCACCAGGGCGCGGTTCGAGGACCTGATCCGGGCCGACGTCGAGCAGGCCGCCGCGGTGTTCGGCCGGGTCGCGGCCGGGGTGGAGGTGACCGTGCTGGTCGGCGGCAGCGCCCGCATCCCGCTGGTGGCGGCGGCCGTGCCCGGCCGGGTGGTGCTGGAGGCCGCGCCCGAGACCTCGGTGGTGAAGGGCGCGGCGCTGGCGGCCCGGCGGCTCGTGGTCGGGCCGGACGCCGAGCCGGAGCCGATCGAGACGTCGGTCATGGTGCGCGACGACGACCCGCTGCTGAGGTTCCCCGTGGGCGGCCTGGAGGCGCCGGAAGCGGAGTTCACCGCCCCGCCGCCCCGACCGCCCGTCGACATCACACCGCTGGAGCTGCCCGAGCGGCGCACGGTCAAGCGCGTCGTGCGCGGGCTCGCGGTGACCGGTGGGCAGCGCCGTGCCCGTGACCCCGAGGATGGCCGTTGA